The genomic stretch CTACATCCTCCGGATATATGGTAGGTGGAGAAACAGGTGTTACAATAGTTGGATTTGTAAGAGGAGGCAGATTTAATATTTACACTCATCCAGAACGTATATTAATCTAAAATAGCTTTTTTTTATTTATTTTAAATTTAAGGCCTAAATTTTTTAGTATAAACTATTTTTTTACTTTGCAGAATGCCCTACAGGGAAACTATAAATAATTCTTTCATTAGAAGGCAGATGCAAAATATTTATAACCTGATCCTCATAAAAAGATCCTATTGCCACTGTTGCAAGATTCATGGCCTGGGCTTGAAGATAAATGTTCTGTCCAGAATGCCCTGCCTCTATATCAACAAATCGGATGCTGAGCTTATTATCTTTATATTTATTCATCATCTTATCATCGTTTCCTGTTATCACAATATTTACTGGTGCTTCTTTTATCCAAAGCTGATTATGGGATGCTTTTGCAAATTTCTCCCTTAAATCCCCATCTAATATCTTCTCAAGGCTGTGGTTTTGAGGAACATAATGATAAAACCCACTATCCAAACCTTTTACACTTCCATTACCTACAATTAAGTAAATTTCGAGAGGATAAGTATGCCCTCCTGATGGAACAGT from Methanobacterium sp. encodes the following:
- a CDS encoding SagB/ThcOx family dehydrogenase, with protein sequence MSTKGKIALIILIILLFAVIAYLIWPKPVEYSSRTVIGTVDLPNPKFTGSMSVEQAIHDRRSVRKYTNESLTLNDVSQLLWAAYGVTEASKNFKTVPSGGHTYPLEIYLIVGNGSVKGLDSGFYHYVPQNHSLEKILDGDLREKFAKASHNQLWIKEAPVNIVITGNDDKMMNKYKDNKLSIRFVDIEAGHSGQNIYLQAQAMNLATVAIGSFYEDQVINILHLPSNERIIYSFPVGHSAK